The genomic window TTTTTTAAAACAAATAAAGCATTAACTTCTAAAAATGCTTGATGTAGTTTTGCGAACAGAAAATTTAACCGCTTCTTACGATGAACATGTCGTGGTTAAAAATGTTAATCTTTCAATAGTTAGAAATAGCATAACGGCTATAATGGGTCCTTCGGGTTGCGGGAAGACGACACTTATTCGTTGCTTCAATAGAATGCATGAGTTATCACCAAAAGCGAAAGTTGAAGGGAAAGTTTATCTAATTGAAACTGATGGTTATAAAAGGGAGGAAATTGACATATATTCTGTTGATCCAATGTTTGTCAGAAGAAAAATTGGAATGGTATTTCAGAAGCCAAATCCATTTCCAACTATGACGATTTATGAGAATGTAATAGCTGGTTATATTCTCAATGGTATCAAGCTCAAAAAAAGTGAATCCGATGAAATAGTTGAAGAAACGCTTAAAAAAGTTTCACTTTGGGATGAGGTAAAGGATCGCCTTAACAAAAAGGGCACATTTTTATCAGGAGGTCAGCAACAACGTCTTTGTATCGCAAGAGCACTTGCAATGAAACCAGATGTTATTCTCCTTGATGAACCAACATCAGCACTTGATCCAGTTGCAACAATGAAGATTGAAGAACTAATTGAACAATTAAAGGATACAGTAACGATAGTTATCGTAACACATAATGTCGGACAAGCTGGAAGGATCTCCGACTATGTTGCATTTATGTATCTGGGTGAGTTAATTGAATACGGACCAACAGATGTGATATTTACAAGACCATCGCATCAAAAAACTGAAGAATTTTTATCTGGTAAAATCGGTTAAATTAATCGTGGGTAGTTATATGTTCTACGAAAAATTAAACAAGCTGAAAGAAAAAATAATTGAACAAGGAAATTTAGTTGAAAGCATGATTGAAAAAAGCATCCGCGGTCTTTTAAATAAAGACAAGCAGGTTCTCCTTGAGGTTATCCAAGTTGATGAGCCGAGATCAAATGAAAATGAGATTGAAATAGATGAAATGTGTATTAATTTGATTGCAAGGTTTCAACCAGAAGCTCGCGATCTGCGAACTGTTATAATGATCCTAAAGATGAACAATGATCTTGAGAGGATTGGGGATATGGCTGAAAATATCGCAGGAAGTGCGTTGTTTTTAATTGAAAGACCACAACTTAAACCGTTGATTGATTTGCCAAAGATGGCTGAGGAAACAATTAAAATGCTCAAGGATAGTATTGATGCTTTCATAAAAAGCGATTCAAAACTTGCGAAAAATGTTTGTGAAAGAGATGATATAATTGATACTTATAGAGACCGCATCTTGCGAGAGTTAATTGTGTATATGGCTTCAGATCCAACTACAATTGAAAGAGCTATTCACATTGAAAGAATATCAAGAAACCTTGAGAGAATCGCAGACCTTGCAACAAACATCGGTGAAGATGTTGTCTATATTGTTGAGGGGAAGGTAATAAAACACGGCAGATATAAAGAAGAAAAAAGCGAAGAAGCATAAGGCGTTTCCTTAACTTAGATGTTTGCTTCAGTTTTATATATCCAGCTCACGCTCGGGAATGGACAAAGAGTGATAAGAGAAAGAGCGTTGATAAGAAGTAAAGATGGAAAATTTTTTATTGATTCAATAGAAGCGGATAGCATTAAACTTTTATTCAAACGAAGTAGAGATACCATGTTAACTAATGAAAAATTTGAAATCGTTCTGGAACTAACCAGCGGAGTTGAGATTCCGAAAAGGTCGTTTGTTAAAATTGGTGAGGCGATCTTGGAAGTTGAGAAAATAGAACCCTACAGGTTTCGCGTTAGCAAGATTCTAAAAGGTGGTTTCATAAAATCTGGAAACGAAGTCAAAATTGTTAAGTTTTGAAAATTGCTTGTAAGTTCTTATATTTCTCACAACAAATTTAAAACAAAAATAAAGGAGAATCTTATATGATTAAAGTTGGTGAGCAAGCACCAGATTTTGTCCTTAAAGGGCATGATGATAAAGAATATAAACTCAGTGATTTTAAAGGTAAAAATGTTGTCCTCGTTTTTTATCCGCTTGATTTCAGTCCAGTTTGCACGAATGAGCATGCCTGTTTCGTTGATGCTTTGAAAGTTTTTGAAAATTTAAATGCTCAAATTTTCGGAATAAGTGTTGACAGCACTTGGACACATAAGGCATTTGCTGAGAAAATGGGAATAAAATATCCACTTCTCGCAGATTTTCATCCAAAGGGAGAAGTTGGGAAGAAATATGGTGTTTATCTTGATGATAAAGGGATACATAATCGTGTAACTGTCGTCGTTGATAAAGAAGGTATCGTTAGATATGTTGAGGAACATGGAATTCCGAATGTCCCAGATGTTAATAAAATTGCAAAGGT from Candidatus Kryptonium sp. includes these protein-coding regions:
- the pstB gene encoding phosphate ABC transporter ATP-binding protein PstB, which translates into the protein MLDVVLRTENLTASYDEHVVVKNVNLSIVRNSITAIMGPSGCGKTTLIRCFNRMHELSPKAKVEGKVYLIETDGYKREEIDIYSVDPMFVRRKIGMVFQKPNPFPTMTIYENVIAGYILNGIKLKKSESDEIVEETLKKVSLWDEVKDRLNKKGTFLSGGQQQRLCIARALAMKPDVILLDEPTSALDPVATMKIEELIEQLKDTVTIVIVTHNVGQAGRISDYVAFMYLGELIEYGPTDVIFTRPSHQKTEEFLSGKIG
- the phoU gene encoding phosphate signaling complex protein PhoU, whose amino-acid sequence is MFYEKLNKLKEKIIEQGNLVESMIEKSIRGLLNKDKQVLLEVIQVDEPRSNENEIEIDEMCINLIARFQPEARDLRTVIMILKMNNDLERIGDMAENIAGSALFLIERPQLKPLIDLPKMAEETIKMLKDSIDAFIKSDSKLAKNVCERDDIIDTYRDRILRELIVYMASDPTTIERAIHIERISRNLERIADLATNIGEDVVYIVEGKVIKHGRYKEEKSEEA
- a CDS encoding peroxiredoxin codes for the protein MIKVGEQAPDFVLKGHDDKEYKLSDFKGKNVVLVFYPLDFSPVCTNEHACFVDALKVFENLNAQIFGISVDSTWTHKAFAEKMGIKYPLLADFHPKGEVGKKYGVYLDDKGIHNRVTVVVDKEGIVRYVEEHGIPNVPDVNKIAKVLEELK